The sequence gaaagtgaaagtgaaagttgctcagtcgtgtctgactctttgagaccccctggactatatggtccgtggaattctccaggccagaatactagagtgagtagcctttccaggaaatcttcccaactcagggatcgaactcagttctcccgcatggcaggcaaattctttaccagctgagccatcagggaagcccaagaatagtggagtgggtaacctatcccttctttctgacccaggaatggaactggggtctcctgcattgcaggcagattctttaccaactgagctatcagggaaacccgtgtgacaagagaagccactgcaatgagaagcctgcacaccacaactagagagtagcccttgcttgctgcaactggaaaaaagcccacacagcaacaaagacccagagaagccaagcataaataaaacatatatatttttttaaaagaacacagataaacaaagcaaatgaaaatgaaaagtgctgCTTGGGCCGTGCTAGTCTGGAATGGGACCCCAGAAGGAGATTTTAGGGGATGGCATAGGTCAGGGCACATGAGTGCCAGGCTGATCAGGGCCCAGCAAGCAGCCCATGTGGCTGGATTGTAAATGGTGagtgaggaaggaaaagagatggGCTAAAACATCAAACAGAGGAAGCTGAGAAAGGGAGTGGGGAGTACAATGGAGACAGGACAGGGCACACGAACCCCCCAGAGACCACCCTTTCTCCTGCCATGCAATCGTGTTTGCAGAGGGGCCCCTGGCAGCCTCTGTTTTCCACGGTCTCAGGGCCCCGGCAGCCAACAGCAACATCCACACACATCATAGTCTCATGCACTCCATAAGTTGGACTCAGGAGGTGTGGAGGTTCATGCCCAAGGTCTTGCAGAGTTGGTGGGGGGTAGggtccctctctgagcctgtctTCCCACTGCATCCAAGCTAGGCAGGCGGGGCGAGAAGGAAGACGATGCAGGCTCAGGGAGCCTGGAGCACACCTCTGTCTGTTCTGTGCTGCATGGCCAGGGTCCTTCCAAGCTCTAGGGCCCAATAGTGACCTTGACAATGTCCTGCTGCTGAGAAACTCAGAGGGTGAGGGATCCCGGATACCTCAAAGCCAAGAAGGATGTAATTTACCCAGTGACATGTGGAAAAAATAACAAAGGCACttcaaatatacatacatacatttgtacatagttatgggcttccctggtgactcagatggtaaaaaatctgcctgcaatgcaggagactagactttaatccctggatcgggaagatcccctggagaagggaaaggctctgcactccagtattcttgtctggagactccaatgaacaaaggagcctgccaggctacagtccatggggtcacaaagaatcggatacaactgaagctactaggcgcacacacacacacataattatatgtatatatttatatgtgtatgtatataataatgatggtcagtcgctaagttgtgtccgaccctttgcaaccccatgaattgcaacacaccaggcttccctgcccttcactatctcctagagttttctcaaactcatattcattttatatctatttatatttatatatatatatataatttctttctttcagtgaATAAGTCAGAGGATAAACTGGCATTTAGTTGTGGGCTGGTCTCCCAGGCTATTACTGAGGCCCAGGATCTGATCCTCCAGCTGAGCTGAGGGGTAGCACTGAATCAGCCAGGCTGTCCACACTGGGACCCTCTGGCGATGACCACGAGGGCAGCCCCCTGACAGCTCCCACGTCATGCCTGCAGAGAGCAAGGCCAAGAATCTGGGCTCAGGAAGAAGAATTCTCTGCATCTCGACAAGCAGAGGCTGTGTTAAGCCCTAAAATATGACTCCTCACATGATCCGGTTGTGACCACATCATCCCAGTAGGGCTCACAGCTCACAGAGCAGCCAAGGCCACAGGCAACACCAGGTCTGGTGTCCCAGCTGGAGAAACCAGCAGGGTCCAGCACACCTGTCCTggtggaggatggaggagggggaaaggagCCCGCTGCTGTCCCAGGTAAGCAATGCTGTGGCGACTGGCAGGGCTGGAGGTGTTCTCTCCCCGCTACCCCACCCAGAGCCCTGCTGTGTACTGGGGAGGTGGATGCCCCACTGCTAAGATTGGGGTAGGGCTTTATTAATCAGGTGACTTAACCACCCCCAGCACCCTGTTCCAACCCTGAAAGGTGACCCAGCCTTACCCTGTGTTTAACATGGCGTGGGATGCATCCACACCCCAAGGGTAGCACACACCCAGGGACCATCACCCATCACCCCCACAttttccccgcccccccacctgTGACCCAGCCCCCATCGGCCTTCTCATCTCCCTGTTGCCCTCTGCCTAAGGCTGCCATCCACTCAGCCCTGTATGGCCCCTAGACAAGAGATCTGGCCGGTCTCCCTGTGGATCTGGGTGACGGGAGGGTGGGCTCTGGCTTGGTGCAGAAGGGGCTGAAGGCCAATGTCGTCGGCAGCTTGTCCTTTTGCTCTTACTGACTTGTCGAGGTCTGGGGGATGCTGATCAATAATGCTTAGTTCCTCTGCTCTGATGCGGTCAGACAGGTGGGGAGTAAAGGGCTTGTTTCTTCCTGGGAAACTGGGAACTCTGCCCAGGCCTGGGGTCTTAGCTTCCTCATTCTTCCCACAGCCAGACTTTAAGGGCCTGCTGCCCCTTCCCCTGCAGAGAGGGGGCAGaagccctcccacccctgcctgccagtggaggggtTGGGGAGCAGGCAGAACTGAGGTGGAGACTGTCCATCAAGGGACAAAGTTCCATCGATGAAACTGGCAACTTCTCCCAACTTCATGATCAGTGATTCAGGCCTCTGTTGGGGAACTGAGAGGAGAGCGGGCCCCCCCAACCCTAGGCACCCCGTTATTCTTTTCCTGGGTAAGGCCAGGGCCCCCAAACTTGGCTGAGGGTCCTCCTGGAAGGCAAGCTGGGGTCTTTGGGAGGCCCTGCACCtcacagagccctggtctcaTGGCCGCACCCATGTCCCTGGGCTTCTAGGGTCTCTGAGCGCCCCCTTCCACCTATGCTGTCTAGCTTCCTCCCCCTGCAGGCTCTGACCCTGCTCCCAGCTGAGCGTCACAGGGTCTGAGAGAAGGGGATCACACCGGTGAGACCTCCCTGTTCCTCCTTCCTCTGCAGGAGGCTGGAGGTCAGGAACCACCCCTCGCCAGGAGCAGCCCCCTCACTTCTAGTCGCCCAGGACCAGCTCCCTGGGAGGACCCAGCCTGGAGGGCAGGCCTTGGGGGGCTCCTGGCCTGCTTGCTCCCCTCAGAAAGCAGCTGCCTCAAGTGCCTACTCTTCCTGTCCAACTTCCTCTTCTCCCTACTCAGCCTGCTGGCCCTGGCCATCGGGCTCTGGGGCCTGGCTGTCAAGGGGTCTCTGGGAAGTAGTTGGGGGTCCCCCCTGCCCGCAGACCCCATGCTGGGGCTGGTGCTGGGTGGGCTGGCGGTCAGCGCagtgagcctggcgggctgcctggGTGCCCTCTGCGAGAACGCCTTTCTGCTGCGCTGCTTCTCCGGGGGCGTCCTTGCCTTCCTGGTGCTGGAGGCCGTGGTGGGGGCCCTGGTGGTGGCCCTCTGGGGCCGGTTACAGGATGGCCTGGAGCACGTCCTGCGCCTGGCCATCACCCACTACCAAGACGACCCAGACCTGTGCTTCCTCATCGACCAAGTCCAGCTGGGGCTGCAGTGCTGCGGGGCGGACTCCTACCAGGACTGGCAGCGGAACCTGTGAGTCCCGGAGCCCACGAGGGAAGAGGGTAGCCCCACAGTGACTGGCAGGGTCTCTGGGGCTGGAGAGGAGGTGGGCCACACTCACGCCCATACTCACTTGTACACACACTCACCTGTACAGGCTTCTCACCTATACATactcacacatgtgcacacgcTCACGCGGGCACATTTGCACATGTACATGCTTGGGCCCAGCCAGGGCCACATGGTCACACAGGGATGATAATGGAGAAACTCGGATAGCAGACATAGAAAATCATTTTTGGAGattgttgttttattgtttttcttccccCAGTAAGGACATCATACAATATATCTCAGTGTCAATTGAAAATAACTTTTAGGTTAATCTagcttcccttggagaaggaaatggcaacccacgccagtattcttgcctggagaatcccatggatagaggagcctggcaggctacagtccacagggtcgcaagagttgaacatgacttagtgactaaaccaccaccagcttaccttgtggctcaactggtaaagaatccgcctgcaatgcaggagacctgggttcaatccctgggctgggaagatcccctggagaagagaaaggctatccacttcagtactctgacctggagaattccatggactgtgtagtccatggggtcacaaagacttggacacgactgagcgattttcactttcactttagtttaATCCAGGACATCCCTCCAGACTATGACTCCACACTTCTCCCTCtgctatgtgtgtatgtatgtgtatatgtgtgtgtgtttagagtcACATGGAGACTCTTGAAAACCAGCCACTTGTACCCATGAGTCCCTGAGACGTGCTGAGCCCTTCCTTCCGAGTACCAGGCACCCTAGAAGCACTCTACAAGGCTTGTTTTCACTGGGTGGCCATGTGTGACTTTGGGTTGGTGGCAACCCTTTCTGATGTTGTTATGTTCACCCAGCCTACCGGTCTCCAAGCCCCGGCCTTAGTGAAGCCCACTCTTCGAGGAGATGAGACTGTGCCTgtatggggcggggggtggtgagGGATGAGCCTGCAGCTCACAGGGCCCTGGATGCTTTGACTAGATGCCTAGTCAAAGCCAGGGGCACCTGAGGGCTGCCTGAAGCAGGTGATAAGAGCAACACTCCCTCCAGGCCCTGTGAGCTCCTCCCAAGCCTCCTGTCCCTTGTCACTGTCCAGTGTGACCCCTCACGTCCCCCCTACAACCCACTGACCCCTACAGAAACCTCTGCCAGTCCTCAACCCCCCTTCTCCGGCTCCAACCCTGATGCTCAGACCAACTCAGCAGCGTCTGTGGAGCAAGGGTGTCTTCCTTCCAGCCCCCATCAAATGCTGGCCTCCCTCCAACTGCCTTGTGCAGTATATGCCTTCTAGCCAAGAAGCGTGTGCAGAGGCCTACCTGGTACGGGATGAATTATAGAGAACtgggtattgtgtgtgtgtgtgtttgtgcacaaGTGTGCATGTATGTGCCTCTATACATGCATGCCAGTGTGGATTCAtactgtatgtatatgtgtgtgcattcatGCCTCTGtgcttgcatgcatgcacacatgcttgtatgcatgcacatgtgcatgccTGCGTGCCTATGCACGTATGTGGCCATGGAAGTTTGGAGGTGGGTAGGAGACATTCTGggaagctcagtggtaaagaatctgcctgccaatgcaggagacacgagttcagtccctgggtagggaagatcccctggagaaggaaatggctacccatccagtactcttgcctggagaatcccatggatagaggaacctggcaggctacagtccatgggattgcaaaagagctgaacacgacttTAGCAACCAAGCAACCACAAACAAAGAGTTCACACTGGGGTCCCAGACCAGGGGACCTGCCCTCCAGACTGACACTGTGCGCCCTTGCAGGTATTTTAACTGCAGCTCTCCTGGGGTCCAGGCCTGCagccttcctgcctcctgctgcatCGACCCCTGGGAAGGCGGAGCCTCTGTCAATGACCAGTGCGGCTTCAGGGCCCTGGGCCTGAACGAGGATGCGGCCCAGAGGGTGGTGCATCTGGAGGGCTGCGGCCCACCACTCCTCCGGTGGCTGCACAGTAACATCCGGACTTTGGGCTGCTACGCCATCGGGGTCGTGCTGGTCCAGGGGGTGGAGCTCCTGCTGGCCATCCAGCTGGTGAGGGCCCTGACTGTCCACAAGGGGGCAGCAGGGAGTGGGGGCTTGTCCATAGGAACCCGACCCAGTGTCCCGCGCTCTGCCAAATTGGTCGTGGGCCGACCAACAGCGGGGAGGAAAGACCCCGCTGGGGTCTGGGACTGCAGgccgcccctcccctcccagggcaGATGTCAGAGTAACCTGCCTGGGTGCTTAGGGACACACGCCTTGGATCCCCAGGCAACCTCCACCTACTGACTTCCAGCTTCCCAAGGTTCCCTTTCCCTCACACTGCCCACTTGCTTGCAAACACTGCTGTTCCAAGTGTAAGCTGACCTCGACGACCGCCTGGCCAGCATCTGCCTCCCACAGAGGATGCCAGGCAAAGCCACCTGGCCGGCAGGAGGAGCGGGGAGCAAGAACTGGATGAAATCCTGCTTGCCAAGCCCCCAGCTCTGAATTTCACCTTGACCCTCACTTCCAACATTCACCTCTGACTTCCACTTCCAACCACCTCCAAGTCCCACCTCGAAGCCCAGCCTACGAAGCTCCATGTCTTCACCATAGCCTGGCACCTGCCTTCCTCTGAGGCCACCTCCCCCTTTCCTGTCCATTGTGGTGGTTAAGGTTGAGGCCCAGGCCTCTCTCTCcagagtccttttttttttggcagagtgTAAGTTTTATTGCGATGTATCACTCATACAGTAAATTGCACCAACCTTAAGTGGGCAGCATGAGGCTTCTTACTTACCTGCACACCTGTGGACCCACTACCACTACCAAGTCTAGCTCCAGCCCCAGCAGGGTTCTTTGTCCCCTCCCCGAGGTCACCCCTGGTGGAACTTTGTTACCTTCAGTTCACGTGGCTTTTTCTGGCCTTCACATAGACGAAATCATGGGGCCCCCTTCTCGAGAGTCACTCTCCAGTGCTGTGTGAACAGAGCCCCACGTCCGTGTGGACATGCACTTGGGCAGTTTCCAGAAGATGACTGCTAGTAGGGACAGTTTTGTGCaggtctgtgtgtatgtatgacaGCGTGCCTCACTGTGGggtcaggagtggaattgcagagTTGCTGGTGGGCATCTGTCTGGCTTTAGTGGACACTAAGGGGGCAGGGGGGCCCAGTTTCCCTGCACCTGTCTCCTCACCTGTGGGGAGCAAACAGGCTTTCTCGCCCCCTGACCCGAGCTCCTGTCCCTGCAGTATGTGAGGCTGCCCACCTTGCCCCGATCTGgccttcaggagtcttctcagcACCTGATGTGTTTCCTCCCCTCAGCCTGGCCGAGGCCCCGCCATCCCTGCCACTTGCGCCTGCGCCATCCACTCCTACTGAACAGACCCTACCCTTAGGCCCTGTCCCCACTGACAATACACCCCAGACAAGAGGTGGGGAGCACAGTAACTTTATTTGAAACAGGACAGCAAGCATGGGCCACGTTGGAAAGGAGAAGCTTCCTACTGGTGTGACTGGTCCAGAGGGTTCTCATTCTCTGACGCCTGCAGGACTCCTGCCATCCACCTGCCGGCCCAACGGCCTCAACTGGGAAAGGCTAGTGAGGGGAGCCCGTCCTCACCCCCAGAtgggcgggggtggtggtgggaggtggCAGGAGGTGGGATGTGGCAGACACCACTGGGAGGCCTGCCCTAGCTTTCCAGCCTGGGGAGGAGAGGATCTGTGGACCAGTGTTTCCGGAAGTTAAGCAGGGTCCGGCTGCCCCGAGAGGGTGTCCTGAAGGTGGTGGGCTCCTGGTAACTAGTGTCCAGGAGGCTCGAGGCTACCGCCCTGTGAGGGTCTCCAGACACAATTCAGACACTCTGGACCTCCCAGGGGGGCAGCCCTCCTCAACGGAATCTTAAGCAGGGGGTCAGAGCAGGCAGCGGAGTGgaggggctgagggtgggggtcCAGGGCTAGATGATGCCGTACTGGGCCAGCTCGTGCAGCTCCAGGTGGTTGAAGGCCTCCCATGGGCAGATGACGGTGATGTCTGCAGGACAAGGGGGCAGTAGGTTGAGGGTCCCAAGGCCCCCAGTGCCGCCATGCCCTCCGGGCCCTGTTGTCCACACCCCAGTGATGAGAGTACAAGGTCCTTTGGGCGTAGAGCCCTCCTCTCAGGACACACCACCTTTGGGGGGTATTGAATGGGTGCCCTGCCCAGGAAGAGAGTGGGTGCAGCAGGCCTGGAGGCGGGGCAGAGCAAGGTGGGCCTTGCTGCTGGTGAGGGGGGTCTGGGACTGGGACAGCAAGAGCTTTGTTCCTTCCAGCCTCTCCAAGCACCTAAGGAAGGACCCTAGTCGGGTGGTGTCTGAAGCTTGCAGTCGAGAAAGGGAATGAAGCACAGCTAGGGGAAAGTGCCctctgcctggggtggggggctgggcccCAGGCACTCTGGGGGGGTGGGTGAGTGGGGGGACCTAGGTGGACACTTGTGGTTGTCATACCTGTTCCCAGACCTTCCATTCCGGGGATGTCATCACCAAACCTGCAAGGACAGAGCAGTCAGGGCAGTGAccaggaagagaggaggggggGGCGTGCATACACTTGAGTGCAGGTTCCTGGGAACATGGTGTGTCTGAATGTGTCCTGGGTGTGTACAGATAGGGCTGCGTGTGTGGAGATGCACATCAGTTAGTGGGGTGCTGGTTGAGTGTCTGGGTGGTGGTATGGGTGGGTGTGCTTTCCAGACCTTTCAGCAATAACAGCTAAAAAGGGTGACAGGGACCCCCCCTTCCTATTCCCAGGGAATGGGGACCCTGAGACAGGCCGGCTCAGGCCCCTGAGGACCGCCTCACCCACTTAGGAGGATGGGATCACCTCCCACGAGAAAAGGGTGGCTGAGGCCCCACCCGGCCCCCCACCCGCagtgcagcgcccctccctcttggacagCTGGTGGGCCCTCCACCCCCCTCTCAGAGCCACCCCTCCCACAGATCTGCTTACCCTTGAACACCTTTCTTGGGGGGCTTGCTCTTGAACTGCCTGGTTTGCCGCTGCTTAAATTTCGGGGGCCCTTTCCTGGGAGTGACGGGTCCCCCCATCACCCTGGTGGCCGAGCGGATCTCGGCCTTGGGTGGCTCCAGGTTCATGGCCAGGTTGACAGAGATCCCGCAGTGACCCTCAGCTTCTGGACTCCCTCACGTTCTGGGCCCTCCTGCTTCCGACCTTCCTCGCAGGTCTCAACTCCCTGGAACAGAGGAAACCCTGCAATATGAGACCCACCGGTCCCCAGTAGGACTTGGATGGCAGTCCCCTGACCCGGGGAGCCTCTGCCAACTGCACCTGGGGCCCAAATGAGGACCAGGCAGGGGGTGAGAGTGCTGGGTGGTCCCCAGGTGCACCCTCCTTATGGCTTCCCCCTTctgcattccccatcccagtctctgGGGTGGAACACTCAGCCTCATTTATGGTGGCATGTTGGGTACCCAATGGTGCCTCAAAGTAGCCCGAGAAatgggagggcaggggaggggttgTGTCACAAGGAAACCCCCAACTGGGCTGTGTAGCCTTGGCTCCAGCAGTGTCTTCCCTCTGCTGGTAAACACAACCCCTCCACCCGCCACCACTCACGAGGCACCAGCATCACCTGCTGGTGTCCTTGAACCCACTGCACGGGGtggcctcccttcctcctctcccccataGCCTCCCCCTGGATGCTCTAAGCCCTGGTGACCTTGGCCAGGGGAAGCTCACCTTCCT comes from Muntiacus reevesi chromosome 18, mMunRee1.1, whole genome shotgun sequence and encodes:
- the TSPAN10 gene encoding tetraspanin-10, whose product is MEEGERSPLLSQEAGESSCLKCLLFLSNFLFSLLSLLALAIGLWGLAVKGSLGSSWGSPLPADPMLGLVLGGLAVSAVSLAGCLGALCENAFLLRCFSGGVLAFLVLEAVVGALVVALWGRLQDGLEHVLRLAITHYQDDPDLCFLIDQVQLGLQCCGADSYQDWQRNLYFNCSSPGVQACSLPASCCIDPWEGGASVNDQCGFRALGLNEDAAQRVVHLEGCGPPLLRWLHSNIRTLGCYAIGVVLVQGVELLLAIQLVRALTVHKGAAGSGGLSIGTRPSVPRSAKLVVGRPTAGRKDPAGPGRGPAIPATCACAIHSY
- the PDE6G gene encoding retinal rod rhodopsin-sensitive cGMP 3',5'-cyclic phosphodiesterase subunit gamma, which gives rise to MNLEPPKAEIRSATRVMGGPVTPRKGPPKFKQRQTRQFKSKPPKKGVQGFGDDIPGMEGLGTDITVICPWEAFNHLELHELAQYGII